Proteins encoded in a region of the Anguilla anguilla isolate fAngAng1 chromosome 10, fAngAng1.pri, whole genome shotgun sequence genome:
- the LOC118206924 gene encoding trifunctional nucleotide phosphoesterase protein YfkN-like isoform X2, protein MTAQMDFPWFLSNVYDRFTSDTLGHGVVSRVLRWNGLEIGLMGLVEEEWLDTLGTVDKENLHYVDYVSVAGDLARQLREQGAQMVVALTHMRWHNDVRLAAEAAGIDLVLGGHDHEYGVREVNGVPVVKSGSEFRYLSKVDASRREGGGGGFRFAVHRVPVEKHLIEDPAIKQIVDGYNNNVEHMLEEVLCQIEVELDGRCTTVRRKECILGNLITNAMLEATHADVALLNSGTLRSDTVHPAGPLTMHDLLQILPMQDPVLVVEASGRQLYEGLENAVRNYPALDGRFPQVAGMQFGFDPQGSPGNRVVMDTIKVQGQSLDKDKKYLVAMKEYLTKGKDGYTMFAECRKMFDIENAQTLSTVLINHFESGKIIRGLKTCRSGHRMSLIKASSSPSVSAMERTPRGKTAAVMTVPRVEGRIFHVTQDGQSEASS, encoded by the exons ATGACGGCGCAGATGGACTTCCCGTGGTTCCTCAGCAACGTGTACGACCGCTTCACGTCGGACACGCTGGGCCACGGCGTGGTGAGCCGCGTGCTGCGGTGGAACGGCCTGGAGATCGGCCTGATGgggctggtggaggaggagtgGCTGGACACACTGGGCACGGTGGACAAGGAGAACCTGCACTACGTGGACTACGTCTCGGTGGCCGGGGACCTGGCGCGCCAGCTGCGGGAGCAGGGCGCCCAGATGGTGGTGGCGCTGACCCACATGCGCTGGCACAACGACGTGCGGCTGGCCGCCGAGGCCGCGGGCATCGACCTGGTGCTCGGCGGGCACGACCACGAGTACGGGGTGCGGGAGGTCAACGGCGTGCCCGTCGTCAAGAGCGGCTCCGAGTTCCGCTACCTGTCCAAGGTGGACGCGTCccggcgggaggggggcggcggcggcttccGCTTCGCCGTGCACAGGGTGCCCGTGGAGAAGCACCTGATCGAGGACCCCGCCATTAAACAGATCGTGGACGGGTACAACAACAACGTGGAG CACATGCTGGAGGAGGTCCTGTGCCAGATCGAGGTGGAGCTAGACGGACGCTGCACCACCGTGCGCCGGAAAGAGTGCATCCTGGGAAACCTGATCACGAACGCCATGCTGGAGGCTACGCACGCCGACGTAGCGCTGCTCAACTCAG gcaCTTTGCGGTCAGACACCGTCCACCCCGCCGGCCCTCTCACTATGCACGATCTCCTGCAGATTCTGCCCATGCAGGACCCCGTGCTGGTGGTGGAGGCTTCCGGAAGGCAGCTGTACGAGGGGCTGGAGAACGCGGTGCGGAACTACCCCGCGTTGGACGGAAG gttcccCCAGGTTGCCGGGATGCAGTTCGGGTTCGACCCGCAGGGAAGCCCCGGTAACCGGGTCGTCATGGACACCATAAAGGTCCAGGGCCAAAGCCTGGACAAGGACAAGAAGTATTTAGTGGCGATGAAGGAATACCTAACGAAG GGGAAGGACGGCTACACCATGTTCGCTGAGTGCCGCAAGATGTTCGACATCGAGAACGCCCAGACCCTGTCCACCGTCCTGATCAACCACTTCGAGTCGGGGAAGATCATCCGCGGGCTGAAGACCTGCCGGTCGGGCCACAGGATGAGCCTGATTAAGGCCTCCAGCAGCCCCTCGGTCTCCG ccaTGGAGCGCACCCCGCGCGGGAAGACGGCGGCGGTGATGACGGTGCCCCGGGTGGAGGGCCGGATATTCCACGTCACCCAGGACGGCCAATCGGAAGCCTCGAGCTAG
- the LOC118206924 gene encoding 5'-nucleotidase-like isoform X1 — translation MKSAESCDEPEIVLTILHFNDVYEIKERSEDPVGGAARFATAVKQFQDLNPLIVFSGDCLNPSLLSTITKGKHMVDILSKLGVNCAVYGNHEFDFGVDHLEEMTAQMDFPWFLSNVYDRFTSDTLGHGVVSRVLRWNGLEIGLMGLVEEEWLDTLGTVDKENLHYVDYVSVAGDLARQLREQGAQMVVALTHMRWHNDVRLAAEAAGIDLVLGGHDHEYGVREVNGVPVVKSGSEFRYLSKVDASRREGGGGGFRFAVHRVPVEKHLIEDPAIKQIVDGYNNNVEHMLEEVLCQIEVELDGRCTTVRRKECILGNLITNAMLEATHADVALLNSGTLRSDTVHPAGPLTMHDLLQILPMQDPVLVVEASGRQLYEGLENAVRNYPALDGRFPQVAGMQFGFDPQGSPGNRVVMDTIKVQGQSLDKDKKYLVAMKEYLTKGKDGYTMFAECRKMFDIENAQTLSTVLINHFESGKIIRGLKTCRSGHRMSLIKASSSPSVSAMERTPRGKTAAVMTVPRVEGRIFHVTQDGQSEASS, via the exons ATGAAATCAGCCGAGTCTTGTGATGAACCCGAAATTGTTCTAACTattctgcattttaatgacGTTTACGAGATAAAGGAGAGATCGGAAGATCCAGTTGGAGGCGCAGCGAG GTTTGCCACAGCAGTGAAGCAGTTCCAAGACCTGAATCCTCTGATAGTGTTCAGTGGGGACTGTTTGAATCCTTCTTTGTTGAGCACGATTACAAAAGGGAAGCACATGGTGGACATCCTGAGCAAACTGGGTGTGAATTGTGCTGTGTACG gcaatcatGAGTTTGATTTCGGCGTGGACCACCTGGAGGAGATGACGGCGCAGATGGACTTCCCGTGGTTCCTCAGCAACGTGTACGACCGCTTCACGTCGGACACGCTGGGCCACGGCGTGGTGAGCCGCGTGCTGCGGTGGAACGGCCTGGAGATCGGCCTGATGgggctggtggaggaggagtgGCTGGACACACTGGGCACGGTGGACAAGGAGAACCTGCACTACGTGGACTACGTCTCGGTGGCCGGGGACCTGGCGCGCCAGCTGCGGGAGCAGGGCGCCCAGATGGTGGTGGCGCTGACCCACATGCGCTGGCACAACGACGTGCGGCTGGCCGCCGAGGCCGCGGGCATCGACCTGGTGCTCGGCGGGCACGACCACGAGTACGGGGTGCGGGAGGTCAACGGCGTGCCCGTCGTCAAGAGCGGCTCCGAGTTCCGCTACCTGTCCAAGGTGGACGCGTCccggcgggaggggggcggcggcggcttccGCTTCGCCGTGCACAGGGTGCCCGTGGAGAAGCACCTGATCGAGGACCCCGCCATTAAACAGATCGTGGACGGGTACAACAACAACGTGGAG CACATGCTGGAGGAGGTCCTGTGCCAGATCGAGGTGGAGCTAGACGGACGCTGCACCACCGTGCGCCGGAAAGAGTGCATCCTGGGAAACCTGATCACGAACGCCATGCTGGAGGCTACGCACGCCGACGTAGCGCTGCTCAACTCAG gcaCTTTGCGGTCAGACACCGTCCACCCCGCCGGCCCTCTCACTATGCACGATCTCCTGCAGATTCTGCCCATGCAGGACCCCGTGCTGGTGGTGGAGGCTTCCGGAAGGCAGCTGTACGAGGGGCTGGAGAACGCGGTGCGGAACTACCCCGCGTTGGACGGAAG gttcccCCAGGTTGCCGGGATGCAGTTCGGGTTCGACCCGCAGGGAAGCCCCGGTAACCGGGTCGTCATGGACACCATAAAGGTCCAGGGCCAAAGCCTGGACAAGGACAAGAAGTATTTAGTGGCGATGAAGGAATACCTAACGAAG GGGAAGGACGGCTACACCATGTTCGCTGAGTGCCGCAAGATGTTCGACATCGAGAACGCCCAGACCCTGTCCACCGTCCTGATCAACCACTTCGAGTCGGGGAAGATCATCCGCGGGCTGAAGACCTGCCGGTCGGGCCACAGGATGAGCCTGATTAAGGCCTCCAGCAGCCCCTCGGTCTCCG ccaTGGAGCGCACCCCGCGCGGGAAGACGGCGGCGGTGATGACGGTGCCCCGGGTGGAGGGCCGGATATTCCACGTCACCCAGGACGGCCAATCGGAAGCCTCGAGCTAG